One part of the Streptomyces sp. NBC_00286 genome encodes these proteins:
- a CDS encoding response regulator transcription factor, which produces MRLLLVEDDNHVAAALSAVLARHGFDVTHARSGEEALQALVPEGAGFGVVLLDLGLPDQDGYEVCGKIRKRTSIPVIMVTARSDVRSRIHGLNLGADDYVVKPYDTGELLARIHAVSRRTVPEETAAPVETSLHLGPVRIELPTRQVSVDGSVVQLTRKEFDLLALLAQRPGVVFRREQIISEVWRTSWEGTGRTLEVHVASLRSKLRMPALIETVRGVGYRLVAPAA; this is translated from the coding sequence ATGCGACTGCTCCTCGTCGAGGACGACAACCATGTCGCCGCCGCTCTGTCCGCGGTACTCGCGCGCCATGGCTTCGACGTCACACACGCCCGCAGCGGGGAGGAGGCGCTCCAGGCGCTCGTGCCCGAGGGCGCGGGTTTCGGAGTGGTTCTGCTCGACCTGGGGTTGCCCGACCAGGACGGCTACGAGGTTTGCGGGAAGATCCGTAAGCGCACCAGTATTCCGGTCATCATGGTGACCGCGCGCTCCGATGTACGTTCTCGGATCCACGGACTCAACCTAGGCGCCGATGACTACGTAGTGAAGCCCTATGACACCGGTGAACTGCTGGCTCGTATCCACGCCGTCAGCCGGCGCACCGTCCCCGAGGAAACGGCTGCCCCTGTAGAGACCTCTCTGCACTTGGGTCCCGTACGTATCGAACTGCCCACTCGCCAGGTCAGCGTGGACGGTTCGGTTGTCCAACTGACCCGCAAGGAGTTCGACCTTCTCGCGCTTCTCGCCCAGCGCCCCGGAGTGGTGTTCCGGCGGGAGCAGATCATCAGTGAGGTGTGGCGCACCAGTTGGGAAGGGACCGGCCGCACCCTGGAGGTGCATGTTGCCTCCCTGCGCTCCAAGCTGCGCATGCCCGCCTTGATCGAGACCGTGCGCGGCGTCGGCTATCGGCTCGTCGCGCCCGCGGCGTAG
- a CDS encoding amino acid ABC transporter ATP-binding protein yields MTEVSVTKDAVPTADDLVVLKNVNKHFGALHVLQDIDLTIARGEVVVVIGPSGSGKSTLCRAINRLETIESGTISIDGKPLPEEGRELARLRADVGMVFQSFNLFAHKTVLENVTLGQLKVRKADKKAAEEKARALLDRVGVTAQADKYPAQLSGGQQQRVAIARALAMDPKVMLFDEPTSALDPEMINEVLEVMQQLARDGMTMIVVTHEMGFARSAANRVVFMADGRIVEEAVPDQFFSNPRSDRAKDFLSKILHH; encoded by the coding sequence ATGACCGAAGTATCGGTGACCAAGGACGCCGTACCCACGGCCGACGATCTGGTCGTGCTGAAGAACGTCAACAAGCACTTCGGCGCGTTGCACGTGCTCCAGGACATCGACCTGACCATCGCCCGTGGCGAGGTCGTCGTGGTCATCGGACCCTCCGGGTCCGGAAAGTCCACCCTGTGCCGCGCCATCAACCGCCTGGAGACCATCGAGTCGGGAACCATCTCGATCGACGGAAAGCCGCTGCCCGAGGAGGGCAGGGAACTCGCCCGGCTGCGCGCCGACGTCGGCATGGTCTTCCAGTCGTTCAACCTGTTCGCACACAAGACCGTGCTCGAGAACGTGACGCTGGGCCAGCTCAAGGTCCGCAAGGCGGACAAGAAGGCTGCGGAGGAGAAGGCACGGGCACTGCTCGACCGGGTCGGTGTCACCGCCCAGGCGGACAAGTACCCCGCACAGCTCTCGGGCGGTCAGCAGCAGCGTGTAGCGATCGCTCGGGCGCTGGCGATGGACCCCAAGGTCATGCTCTTCGACGAGCCGACCTCGGCTCTCGACCCGGAGATGATCAACGAGGTCCTGGAGGTCATGCAGCAGCTCGCACGCGACGGCATGACCATGATCGTCGTCACGCACGAGATGGGCTTCGCTCGTTCGGCTGCCAACCGTGTCGTCTTCATGGCGGACGGCCGAATCGTCGAGGAGGCTGTGCCGGACCAGTTCTTCAGCAACCCGCGCAGTGACCGCGCCAAGGACTTCCTGTCGAAGATCCTGCACCACTGA
- a CDS encoding glutamate ABC transporter substrate-binding protein encodes MKLRKVTAAAATALVLSLTATACGGDGDSDSADTGSGSGGGDKITIGVKIDQPGIGQKTADGTYEGFDIDVATYVAKELGYEAGDIEWKEAKSADRETMLDRGDVDFIAASYSITDERDQKVDFAGPYLLAHQDLLIRADDNITKGEDLNGKKLCSVTGSTSAQNVKDEIAPQAQLQEYGGYSECLTGLENKVVDALTTDDSILAGYAAQEQFKGKFKLAGLKLSNENYGIGVKEGSDLKAKINTALEKMVEDGSWEESVKKNFGPANYKYEPAPKIGQIVE; translated from the coding sequence ATGAAGCTTCGCAAGGTCACCGCCGCGGCGGCCACTGCGCTCGTCCTCTCCCTTACCGCGACGGCCTGTGGTGGAGACGGCGATAGTGACAGTGCTGACACCGGGTCTGGGTCCGGGGGCGGCGACAAGATCACGATCGGTGTCAAGATCGACCAGCCGGGCATCGGCCAGAAGACCGCGGACGGCACGTACGAGGGCTTCGACATCGACGTGGCGACATACGTCGCCAAGGAACTCGGCTACGAGGCCGGCGATATCGAGTGGAAGGAAGCGAAGAGCGCCGACCGGGAAACCATGCTCGATCGCGGTGACGTCGACTTCATCGCCGCCTCGTACTCGATCACCGACGAGCGCGACCAGAAGGTGGACTTTGCCGGTCCCTACCTGCTCGCGCACCAGGACCTGCTCATCCGGGCCGATGACAACATCACCAAGGGCGAGGACCTGAACGGCAAGAAGCTCTGCTCCGTCACAGGGTCCACCTCGGCGCAGAACGTCAAGGATGAGATCGCTCCCCAGGCTCAGCTGCAAGAGTACGGCGGCTACTCGGAGTGCCTGACCGGCCTGGAGAACAAGGTCGTCGATGCACTGACCACCGACGACTCGATCCTCGCCGGTTACGCCGCACAGGAGCAGTTCAAGGGCAAGTTCAAGCTGGCCGGCCTGAAGCTGAGCAACGAGAACTACGGCATCGGCGTCAAGGAGGGCAGCGACCTCAAGGCCAAGATCAACACGGCGCTGGAGAAGATGGTCGAGGACGGCTCCTGGGAGGAGTCCGTCAAGAAGAACTTCGGCCCGGCCAACTACAAGTACGAGCCGGCCCCCAAGATCGGCCAGATCGTCGAGTGA
- a CDS encoding amino acid ABC transporter permease: MFDFLEGYDLLGAFWVTVQLTVYSAIGSLIWGTLLAAMRVSPVPLMRGFGTAYVNVVRNIPLTVIIIFTSLGLYQTLSITLGAEDITTINFRLAVLGLIAYTSAFVCEAVRSGINTVPVGQAEAARAIGLSFTQVLGLIVLPQAFRSVVGPLANVLIALTKNTTVAAAIGVAEAAYLMKEMIENEAELLLISAVFAFGFVCLTLPTGLILGWVSKKVAVKR; the protein is encoded by the coding sequence GTGTTCGACTTTCTTGAAGGCTACGACCTGCTGGGGGCGTTCTGGGTAACGGTGCAACTCACCGTCTACTCCGCCATTGGCTCACTGATCTGGGGAACACTGCTGGCCGCCATGCGGGTCAGCCCCGTGCCTCTCATGCGTGGCTTCGGCACGGCGTACGTGAACGTTGTGCGGAACATCCCCCTTACTGTCATCATCATCTTCACCTCGCTGGGCCTGTACCAGACGCTGAGCATCACACTCGGCGCGGAGGACATCACGACGATCAACTTCCGGCTCGCGGTGCTCGGGCTGATCGCCTACACCTCCGCCTTCGTCTGCGAGGCGGTGCGCTCCGGTATCAACACTGTGCCCGTCGGCCAGGCCGAGGCAGCTCGTGCCATCGGGCTTAGTTTCACCCAGGTCCTCGGGCTCATCGTGCTGCCGCAGGCCTTCCGTTCGGTGGTCGGGCCGCTGGCCAACGTTCTGATCGCCCTGACCAAGAACACGACTGTGGCGGCAGCGATCGGGGTGGCGGAGGCGGCCTACCTGATGAAGGAAATGATCGAGAATGAGGCTGAGCTCCTGCTGATCTCCGCCGTCTTCGCGTTCGGATTCGTCTGCCTCACCCTCCCGACGGGCCTGATCCTCGGCTGGGTGAGCAAGAAGGTGGCGGTGAAGCGATGA
- a CDS encoding amino acid ABC transporter permease produces the protein MTSILYDAPGPRAKRRNVLLTVVSLAAFAAVLWWVYLTLDERNQLDWDKWSPFFTDSRAWTTYILPGLENTLIAASLAMVIALPLGALFGISRLSDHLWVRLPSGVVVEFFRAIPVLILMLFANELYTQFEGISSDNRPLYAVVTGLVLYNASVLAEVVRAGILSLPKGQGEAALAIGMRKGQVMRSVLLPQSVTAMLPAIVSQLVVIVKDTALGGALLNFSELLASVRPMSSFYGANTIASFTIVALIFVALNFALTTFASWLERRLRRSKKSTGAVLGADNVDDINAGEVGGTTATGAGGGI, from the coding sequence ATGACCTCCATTCTCTATGACGCCCCTGGCCCCCGCGCCAAGCGCCGGAATGTCCTGCTCACCGTGGTCTCTTTGGCCGCTTTCGCGGCCGTACTGTGGTGGGTCTATCTGACGCTGGATGAGCGGAACCAACTCGACTGGGACAAGTGGAGCCCGTTCTTCACCGACTCCCGTGCCTGGACGACGTACATTCTGCCGGGACTCGAGAACACACTTATCGCCGCGTCCCTCGCCATGGTCATCGCGCTTCCGCTCGGTGCACTCTTCGGCATCTCCCGGCTCTCGGACCACTTGTGGGTCCGTTTGCCCTCCGGCGTCGTCGTGGAGTTCTTCCGCGCCATTCCGGTTCTGATCCTCATGCTGTTCGCCAACGAGCTCTACACACAGTTCGAAGGCATCAGCTCGGACAACCGGCCTCTTTATGCCGTGGTCACGGGCCTCGTCCTCTACAACGCCTCGGTGCTCGCCGAGGTCGTACGGGCGGGAATCCTGTCCCTCCCGAAGGGGCAGGGGGAAGCGGCCTTGGCCATCGGAATGCGCAAGGGCCAGGTCATGCGGAGCGTACTTCTGCCGCAGTCGGTCACCGCGATGCTTCCAGCCATCGTCAGTCAGCTCGTGGTCATCGTGAAGGACACCGCTCTGGGCGGCGCGCTGCTCAACTTCTCCGAACTGCTCGCGTCCGTCCGCCCGATGAGCTCCTTCTACGGGGCGAACACCATCGCATCCTTCACCATCGTCGCGCTGATCTTCGTTGCTCTGAACTTCGCGCTCACCACTTTCGCAAGCTGGCTGGAGCGCAGGCTTCGCCGCAGCAAGAAGAGCACGGGTGCGGTCCTCGGGGCCGACAACGTGGACGACATCAACGCCGGCGAGGTGGGGGGCACGACGGCGACCGGTGCTGGCGGCGGCATCTGA
- a CDS encoding FAD-dependent monooxygenase, which produces MDPVIIVGAGPVGLTLALALARQEVPSVVLDEGPGKDEQRSARTVVLREDTAALMVRLAGFPVSEAGFRWAGWRSMRRKQVMQQITFGDDEPAPLHIAQHVLTAALRDAIAGERLIKVAVENRLDSIEQEKAGVTAHTRGPKGTWWRGSYLIGCDGPRSTVRKLQDVRFAGRTAVERHAVAALRTELPWPGEALLHRMPPWRMSGHSAGEVTGRPLADGVWRLDWLLPPGKDLVTPDLLVAHVRETLAGWSGGSTPPYELLDTGVHTVHHRLARRWRVGRVFLAGDAAHLLGALGAQGLDEGLRDADNLAWKLALAWHHGPHEALLDSYQVERRAIVAARLRAADQSLPLLRAGGGLRSVVPGSARGHDALLTDGHLGRGPLGTPGAYTDSPLTPRRAESAAEVATEVGAPVVDVRVTAEDGSFVQLRDRLGRGALLVLLIAPGTGVWERKHWMTAGIMPRLAAAVTALPHPAELLVAEAYPGAAAHTVLLIRPDGHLVTALSGVRPADLYQAAEATLGRSLSTTEATAGTS; this is translated from the coding sequence GTGGACCCGGTGATCATCGTCGGAGCGGGGCCTGTCGGACTCACGCTCGCCCTGGCGCTGGCGCGGCAGGAGGTCCCGTCGGTCGTCCTGGACGAGGGCCCCGGCAAGGACGAACAGCGGTCCGCACGAACCGTCGTACTGCGCGAGGACACCGCCGCGCTCATGGTGCGGCTCGCGGGATTCCCGGTCTCCGAGGCCGGTTTCCGCTGGGCCGGATGGCGGTCGATGCGGCGCAAGCAGGTGATGCAGCAGATCACGTTCGGCGATGACGAGCCCGCGCCGCTGCACATCGCCCAGCACGTGCTGACGGCCGCCCTGCGGGACGCGATCGCGGGCGAGCGCCTGATCAAGGTTGCCGTGGAGAACCGCCTCGACTCGATAGAGCAGGAGAAGGCGGGAGTAACGGCGCACACGCGCGGCCCCAAGGGCACGTGGTGGCGCGGCAGTTACCTGATCGGCTGCGACGGTCCGCGCTCGACCGTGCGCAAGCTCCAGGACGTCCGCTTCGCGGGACGTACAGCCGTGGAGCGGCACGCCGTCGCGGCGCTGCGTACGGAACTTCCGTGGCCGGGTGAGGCGTTGTTGCATCGGATGCCGCCATGGCGGATGTCCGGGCATTCGGCCGGGGAGGTCACCGGGCGTCCTCTCGCCGACGGCGTGTGGCGGCTGGACTGGCTGCTGCCGCCAGGGAAGGACCTGGTCACCCCCGACCTGCTGGTGGCACACGTCCGCGAGACCCTCGCAGGCTGGAGCGGGGGCTCCACACCTCCGTACGAACTGCTCGACACCGGAGTCCACACCGTCCACCACCGCCTGGCCCGCCGGTGGCGCGTCGGCCGGGTCTTCCTCGCCGGAGACGCCGCGCATCTGCTGGGCGCACTCGGCGCCCAGGGGCTCGACGAGGGCCTGCGGGACGCCGACAACCTCGCATGGAAGCTGGCCCTCGCCTGGCACCACGGTCCGCACGAGGCGCTGCTGGACAGCTACCAGGTGGAACGGCGCGCAATCGTCGCCGCCCGGCTGCGCGCGGCCGACCAGTCGCTGCCGCTGCTGCGCGCCGGCGGAGGCCTGCGCTCCGTCGTGCCCGGCTCGGCGCGCGGCCACGATGCGCTGCTCACGGACGGTCACCTTGGGCGCGGCCCGCTGGGCACGCCGGGGGCGTACACCGATTCGCCGCTCACGCCTCGACGCGCCGAGTCGGCGGCCGAGGTCGCCACGGAGGTTGGTGCTCCGGTCGTCGATGTACGGGTGACGGCGGAGGACGGTTCGTTTGTGCAACTGCGGGATCGGCTGGGCCGTGGCGCGCTCCTCGTGCTGCTGATCGCGCCCGGTACGGGTGTGTGGGAACGCAAGCACTGGATGACGGCCGGGATCATGCCGCGGCTCGCAGCTGCCGTGACCGCACTGCCTCACCCCGCCGAACTGCTCGTCGCCGAGGCCTATCCGGGCGCCGCCGCGCACACCGTGCTGCTGATCCGCCCCGACGGACACCTGGTCACAGCGCTTAGCGGCGTGCGCCCGGCCGATCTGTACCAGGCCGCCGAGGCGACGCTGGGCAGATCACTGTCCACGACCGAGGCCACGGCGGGAACGAGCTGA
- a CDS encoding putative leader peptide, protein MHLWRRVHMDLVRYAGCVCHSSC, encoded by the coding sequence GTGCACCTGTGGCGGAGGGTCCATATGGACCTCGTCCGCTATGCGGGCTGCGTGTGTCACTCGTCCTGCTGA
- a CDS encoding cysteine dioxygenase encodes MSVSPSVSAPADTTPTRSTPTQADLLDFVRRTAADTELIASLPLDIEGRTWVRLEGPGGSEAWLIGWPPGTGTGWHDHAESVGAFLTASGELKENSLTARLPTDGWKTLELTEGIDQERRLPAGKGRAFGRNHVHEVLNESPEEHAISVHAYYPPLPRIRRYSRTGQIMRLEQVERPEDWQ; translated from the coding sequence GTGTCTGTGTCACCCTCTGTCTCCGCTCCCGCTGACACCACGCCCACACGCTCCACCCCCACCCAGGCCGACTTGCTCGACTTCGTCCGGCGTACGGCCGCCGACACAGAGCTGATCGCCTCACTCCCGCTCGACATCGAGGGCCGTACCTGGGTACGTCTGGAAGGCCCCGGTGGCAGCGAGGCCTGGCTCATCGGATGGCCACCCGGCACCGGCACCGGCTGGCACGACCACGCCGAGTCGGTCGGGGCCTTCCTCACGGCGTCGGGCGAACTCAAGGAGAACTCGCTCACGGCCAGGCTTCCCACCGACGGCTGGAAGACCCTGGAACTCACCGAGGGAATCGACCAGGAACGACGACTGCCGGCCGGCAAGGGACGCGCCTTCGGCCGTAACCACGTGCACGAGGTACTCAACGAGTCCCCCGAAGAGCACGCGATCTCCGTCCACGCGTACTACCCGCCGCTGCCCCGGATCCGCCGCTACAGCCGTACCGGCCAGATCATGCGTCTTGAGCAGGTCGAACGCCCGGAGGACTGGCAGTGA
- a CDS encoding IS110 family transposase produces MYFVYIGWDWATETHDVTVMDNTAARVDRWELAHTEEGITKTLARLRRHGTPADLPVLIETSRGLVVDRLLAAGHPVVPVHPNAFHAMRPRWGASKAKTDAGDSHKLADYLRTDGHLLPRLEPTDQATLDLQALTRQRADHIEARVAAVNQLVALLDAHWPGGKAVFCDLDSDIALAFLDRYPTPASAAKLTAGRLEAWCKRRGYSGKRPGSVLIERLRSAPQAASRLGESIIAQLVRVQVQLVKAVRATIRELDTAIATAVKTHPYAPLFASMPRIGKVNLGQVIGELGPILERAQTSEQFIAEVGVVPVTRASGKSHSVTFRFATNQRARQAITTFADNSRHSSDWAAKIYRDARARKKRHPHATRILARAWLRVMWACWRDGTCYDPAIHQANGKINTTADTSVAA; encoded by the coding sequence GTGTACTTCGTGTACATCGGATGGGACTGGGCGACCGAGACTCATGACGTGACCGTCATGGACAACACCGCTGCCCGTGTGGACCGTTGGGAACTGGCACACACCGAGGAAGGAATCACCAAGACTCTGGCCCGGCTGCGCCGTCACGGCACGCCGGCGGATCTGCCCGTGCTCATCGAGACCTCGCGCGGCCTGGTGGTGGACCGGCTGCTGGCCGCGGGCCACCCCGTGGTCCCCGTGCACCCGAACGCGTTCCACGCGATGCGGCCACGCTGGGGAGCGTCGAAAGCGAAGACCGACGCCGGTGACAGCCACAAGCTCGCCGACTACCTGCGCACCGACGGCCACCTGCTGCCCCGGCTGGAGCCCACCGACCAGGCCACTCTGGACCTCCAGGCACTCACCCGGCAGCGGGCCGACCACATCGAGGCCCGCGTCGCCGCCGTCAACCAGCTGGTCGCGCTGCTGGATGCGCACTGGCCAGGCGGAAAGGCGGTCTTCTGCGACCTGGACAGCGACATCGCCCTGGCCTTCCTCGACCGTTACCCCACCCCGGCCTCCGCCGCCAAGCTCACGGCCGGACGCCTCGAAGCATGGTGCAAGCGGCGCGGCTACTCCGGAAAACGGCCCGGCAGCGTGCTCATCGAGCGGCTGAGGTCCGCTCCGCAGGCCGCGTCCCGGCTCGGCGAGAGCATCATCGCTCAGCTGGTTCGCGTCCAGGTCCAGCTGGTGAAGGCGGTCCGCGCGACCATCCGTGAGCTGGACACCGCGATCGCCACGGCGGTCAAGACGCACCCTTACGCGCCGCTGTTCGCCTCGATGCCGCGCATCGGCAAGGTCAACCTCGGGCAGGTGATCGGCGAACTCGGCCCGATCCTCGAACGCGCGCAGACGAGCGAGCAGTTCATCGCCGAAGTCGGCGTCGTTCCCGTCACCCGGGCATCCGGGAAGTCCCACTCGGTGACCTTCCGGTTCGCGACCAACCAGAGAGCCCGCCAGGCCATCACCACCTTCGCCGACAACAGCCGGCACAGCAGCGACTGGGCCGCGAAGATCTACCGCGACGCCCGGGCCCGCAAGAAGCGACATCCCCACGCCACCCGCATCCTCGCCCGCGCCTGGCTGCGCGTGATGTGGGCCTGCTGGCGCGACGGAACCTGCTACGACCCCGCCATCCACCAAGCCAACGGAAAGATCAACACCACAGCCGACACCTCCGTGGCGGCATAG
- a CDS encoding rhodanese-like domain-containing protein, with protein sequence MSAERPMGIDELLERVRSDLDRVEAADAHDAAQAGEALLVDIRYAALRDRDGLIPCALVVERNELEWRLDPQGSHRAPKATGHDLRVVVICNEGYASSLAAASLRQLGLRRATDLVGGFQAWRAAGLPVTS encoded by the coding sequence ATGAGCGCTGAACGGCCCATGGGAATCGACGAGTTGCTCGAGCGCGTCCGCTCAGACCTCGACCGCGTCGAGGCTGCGGACGCCCACGATGCCGCGCAGGCCGGCGAGGCCCTACTGGTCGACATTCGTTACGCTGCTCTGCGCGACCGCGACGGCCTGATTCCCTGCGCCCTCGTCGTCGAGCGCAACGAACTCGAGTGGCGACTCGACCCCCAGGGCAGCCATCGCGCCCCCAAGGCCACAGGCCACGATCTACGAGTCGTGGTCATCTGCAACGAGGGCTACGCGTCGAGCCTCGCTGCCGCGTCACTGCGGCAGTTGGGGCTGCGACGGGCTACGGATCTGGTGGGAGGCTTCCAGGCGTGGCGGGCGGCTGGGCTTCCGGTGACGTCTTAG
- the recX gene encoding recombination regulator RecX produces MTRRTDWAEYVYPGGPEGQSHRGDVGSVGGGDRAMGGDGLDGTGASAEGAYGSDPDGDGRRGPRRGDGSPRDDGAPSSGVSRGGGRDGRSRGRRRRGFGESSGGLKNGSPPSSSRAEAGEPSGDPVERARAICLRLLTGTPRTRKQLADALRKREIPDDVADEVLSRFEEVGLINDSAFADAWVESRHHGRGLARRALAQELRTKGVDSTLIDEAVGQLDSEQEEATARELVARKLRSTRGLDRDKRLRRLAGMLARKGYSEGMALRVVRQALEEEGEDTEGLGDEGF; encoded by the coding sequence GTGACGCGACGAACCGACTGGGCTGAGTACGTCTATCCCGGTGGCCCGGAAGGGCAGAGCCACCGAGGTGACGTCGGCTCCGTCGGAGGCGGAGACAGGGCAATGGGCGGTGACGGGCTGGACGGCACTGGCGCGAGCGCCGAGGGGGCGTACGGCAGTGATCCGGACGGTGACGGCCGGCGTGGCCCGCGCCGTGGTGACGGTTCGCCTCGCGATGACGGTGCGCCAAGTAGCGGCGTAAGTCGGGGCGGTGGCCGTGATGGACGGTCTCGTGGCCGCCGGAGGCGCGGCTTCGGGGAGTCGTCCGGCGGCCTGAAGAACGGAAGCCCCCCTTCCTCGTCGAGGGCCGAGGCGGGGGAGCCTTCAGGGGACCCGGTTGAGCGGGCGCGGGCCATCTGCCTGCGCCTGCTCACCGGGACCCCCCGCACGCGAAAGCAACTCGCGGACGCGCTGCGCAAGCGCGAGATCCCGGACGACGTGGCGGACGAGGTGCTGTCCCGCTTCGAAGAGGTTGGCCTGATCAACGACAGCGCCTTCGCGGACGCCTGGGTGGAGTCCCGTCACCACGGCCGGGGCCTGGCCCGGCGAGCGCTGGCGCAGGAGCTGCGGACCAAGGGCGTGGACTCGACGCTGATCGACGAGGCCGTCGGACAGCTCGACTCCGAGCAGGAGGAGGCAACGGCGCGGGAGCTCGTGGCCCGCAAGCTGCGCTCCACCCGAGGCCTCGACCGCGACAAACGGCTACGGCGCCTTGCGGGCATGCTCGCCCGCAAGGGCTACTCCGAGGGCATGGCTCTCAGAGTGGTCCGGCAGGCGCTGGAGGAAGAGGGGGAGGACACGGAGGGGTTGGGAGACGAGGGGTTCTGA
- a CDS encoding AI-2E family transporter: protein MASTDETAQVAQQASPLGTTPPTRPSTEDPTGRTRMPRWLPRAMVLALTLIACFQLGSWAFHQLTGLLINILIAFFLALAIEPAVSWMAAYGMRRGLATALVFFAVMIAGAGFVTLLGSMLAGQIIDIVEEFPKYVDSVISWINTTFHTELSRVDIQDSLLRSDWLRRYVQNSAGGVLDVSAQVVGGLFQLLTITLFSFYFAADGPRLRRALCSVLPPARQAEVLRAWEIAVNKTGGYIYSRGLMALISGIAHYILLETLEVDYAPVLAVWVGLVSQFIPTIGTYLAGALPMLIAFTVNPWYALWVMIFVVVYQQFENYVLQPKLTARTVDVHPAVAFGSVIAGTALLGAVGALIAIPAVATLQAFLGAYVKRYDVTDDPRVQGHRRRGSSALLARLRGVLSGPGRAQPVVESEAAEEADGEAVRDSS, encoded by the coding sequence GTGGCATCGACAGACGAGACCGCCCAGGTCGCACAGCAGGCATCCCCGCTCGGCACGACGCCGCCCACGCGGCCCTCGACCGAAGACCCGACGGGGCGCACCCGCATGCCACGCTGGCTGCCACGCGCCATGGTACTCGCCCTCACCCTCATCGCCTGCTTCCAACTGGGCAGTTGGGCCTTCCACCAGCTGACCGGGCTGCTGATCAACATCCTGATCGCGTTCTTCCTGGCACTCGCCATCGAACCCGCGGTGAGCTGGATGGCCGCGTACGGCATGCGCAGAGGACTGGCCACCGCCCTCGTGTTCTTCGCAGTGATGATCGCGGGCGCAGGCTTCGTCACCCTGCTCGGCTCGATGCTCGCCGGACAGATCATCGACATCGTCGAAGAGTTCCCGAAGTACGTCGACTCGGTGATCAGCTGGATCAACACGACCTTCCACACTGAGCTCAGCCGCGTCGACATCCAGGACAGCCTGCTCCGCTCCGACTGGCTCCGCAGATACGTGCAGAACAGCGCAGGCGGCGTCCTCGACGTGTCCGCCCAGGTCGTCGGCGGTCTCTTCCAACTCCTGACGATCACACTGTTCTCGTTCTACTTCGCCGCCGACGGACCGCGACTGCGGCGCGCGCTGTGCTCCGTACTGCCGCCCGCCCGCCAGGCCGAGGTGCTGCGCGCCTGGGAAATCGCCGTCAACAAGACCGGCGGATACATCTACTCACGCGGCCTGATGGCACTGATCTCCGGCATAGCGCACTACATCCTGCTGGAGACCCTCGAAGTGGACTACGCCCCCGTGCTCGCCGTCTGGGTGGGCCTGGTCTCGCAGTTCATCCCCACGATCGGCACCTACCTCGCCGGCGCCCTGCCCATGCTGATCGCCTTCACGGTCAATCCCTGGTACGCGCTGTGGGTGATGATCTTCGTCGTGGTCTACCAGCAGTTCGAGAACTACGTGCTGCAGCCCAAGCTGACCGCCAGAACCGTGGACGTCCACCCGGCAGTGGCCTTCGGGTCCGTCATCGCGGGCACCGCGCTGCTCGGCGCCGTCGGCGCACTGATAGCCATCCCCGCCGTCGCCACGCTGCAGGCGTTCCTGGGGGCGTATGTGAAGCGGTACGACGTGACGGACGACCCTCGGGTGCAGGGGCACCGTAGGCGGGGCTCGAGCGCTCTCCTCGCGCGCCTACGAGGCGTTTTGAGCGGGCCAGGGAGGGCGCAGCCGGTAGTGGAAAGCGAAGCGGCGGAGGAAGCGGACGGGGAAGCGGTGCGGGACTCCTCGTAG